In the Gopherus evgoodei ecotype Sinaloan lineage chromosome 19, rGopEvg1_v1.p, whole genome shotgun sequence genome, TTCCAGCTGCCTGACTCCTTCGAGGAGGAGATAAATCAGAATCTGAAGACGTGTTCTGATTCCTCTTGGGAGGAGAGAGTTTGGAGGGAGAGTCACGGTGTAGCAGGCCTGGTCTATGACTGTTCCGTGGGGGGGAAAGGTCAGAATCAGACGAGTCCTGGGAACACTTCTGTGGCAGTGAAGAATCAGAGTCATGCCTCTTGCGCCTTCCAGGCGACGGAGCCTGTTTAGGCTTTTTATTGGCTGGAGAAAAGCCTGCAATAACATAGAGATATCAAATTATAATCACAGCAGGAATACAGTTTGGAGCCCTGTAAAGGCCTGGACATGCTAGTGTCTGAGGTGCGTCTCTGCAGAGCTAATCTGGCCAGTTTGGAAACCAGAAGAGATGTTAAACATGCCATGTGATAATAGGGTACACACAGAGCTAAGTCCTGCGCACTCCTTTTAGAATTCTATATCAAACTGAGAACAGCCCCGACTGGTCCTGGAAGttattttgaaaatccctcttCTACACCTATAAAAATACTGGTAAGAACTTAGGTATAATCAGCATTGCTTCAATAGCTTTATTCCTGAATGAGGCTATTTCCCATCAGCATGGGCTAGGTCAGCTGTCCCTAAGGTCACCTCTTCACATGCGGAGAAAAAGGATATTGTTAACATTCGCTAACACATGTTTGAAATATTCTTCTCTTTGCATGGGGTTCCTTTTGCTCGCAATTTGCCTTTGATATAGGCCCTTTGGGTTGATTTTTAACCCCTTGCTAAGTCTGTGCAGAACAGGACCGAGAGACTTAACTTTACCACTACAAAACGTTCGTTACTGGGGATTTTTGTACTTCTTGTAAGCAAGTCCAAGTCCTACCATCTTTAACTTACCAAGAGAAAGTGTGAAACGCTAATTCCAGATCCCACGGCTGGCAGTAGTGTGCCATCATGGTCACAGACTGGGGCCTGACAAATGTTTAGAAATAACACGAACTTGAGTGACTTGCTGTTCCCAAGAACACCTGGCTAGCACTGGATGATCTCATACACACTCACCTCTTGTGCTGCTCTGTTTTTTCAGCCCACTAGGTGATCCAGTTCTCTTTCTCCGAGATGGTGATGTGTCTAGGTCAGAACTGTCTCTGTTCTTCCTGAGGGGTGAAAGATTTGGAGTTATCTGCCGGTTATGATGCGATGAGGACTTGTGTGGGAAGCCAGATCTCAGATTAGATCGCTCTCCTTGGATTCCTCCCAGTAGCGATTTGTCCATAGTTTTGTTGCTTTTTCTCCCTGATACTGAGTCGCGGCGGCCCCGGCGGGGCGGCGACAGGTCCGGCGAGTCGCGGCGGCCCCGGCGGGGGGGCGACAGGTCCGGCGAGTCGCGGCGGCCCCGGCGGGGGGGGCGACAGGTCCGGCGAGTCGCGGCGGCCCCGGCGGGGGGGCGACAGGTCCGGCGAGTCGCGGCGGCCCCGGCGGGGGGGCGACAGGTCCGGCGAGTCGCGGCGGCCCCGGCGGGGCGGCGACAGGTCCGGCGAGTCGCGGCGGCCCCGGCGGGGCGGCGACAGGTCCGGCGAGTCGCGGCGGCCCCGGCGGGGGGGCGACAGGTCCGGCGAGTCGCGGCGGCCCCGGCGGGGCGGCGACAGGTCCGGCGAGTCGCGGCGGCCCCGGCGGGGGGGCGACAGGTCCGGCGAGTCGCGGCGGCCCCGGCGGGGGGGCGACAGGTCCGGCGAGTCGCGGCGGCCCCGGCGGGGGGGCGACAGGTCCGGCGAGTCGCGGCGGCCCCGGCGGGGCGGCGACAGGTCCGGCGAGTCGCGGCGGCCCCGGCGGGGCGGCGACAGGTCCGGCGAGTCGCGGCGGCCCCGGCGGGGCGGCGACAGGTCCGGCGAGTCGCGGCGGCCCCGGCGGGGCGGCGACAGGTCCGGCGAGTCGCGGCGGCCCCGGCGGGGCGGCGACAGGTCCGGCGAGTCGCGGCGCTGATTCCTGGATGGAGACTCATCTGAAGAATCATGACGCTGCTTCCTGGGTGGAGAAATCTCAGGCGAATCATGATGACCTCTCCTGGGAGGTGATGGTTCAGATGagtgtttaattttcttttgttttgtggtttctgaactggaaataaaaacaaaacaagaggtTTGTAAAGCAGCCAGCAGGGTTTAAAGGGAGCTAATAGCCCTGCTGAATGAAGCGCTGGTTACGAATTCACATTTGGTTCTCAGTTTCACAGACAGGCATTCACACAGATTAATGCCTGAACTTGTCACCTCTGATCTGTCACTACCACGTCAAAAACCCAAAAAGGGCTCCTATACCTGGGCCCTCTGAGCTCCAGCCGGGTTGGCATTTAAGTTGTATCGGAATCACTTTATGACCAGTTCACTTAATAGTGGAAGGGGCTAAAACAGATTTTATGGGCAGTCGGAATATTTTCAGGAGTCATGTGAGAATTTAAAGATCCCAAGGCTGTTATGAAAAGGAGGGAACTCTACTGTCCTCATCACATTCTGGCTTTGCTTGGCAGCACACAGCCACCTACATTTTCTCTATGTATTTAAATGGTCATGGAATAAATCTGCTTTCTGTGTTAAAGTGCTGTGTATTATTTCTGCACACTGTATTAGACAGTTACTGCGTTCTTCCCCAGAGGTGAATACATTTTAGCATTGAATAAAGCAATTCTATATACCCCTTATCTAGATCATAAGGCTTAACTGTAAAGTTCTGAGAGACCCTGGGATAAAAGGGCCAACACTGAAAACAAAGTAGTATACAAAGAGCCCGGTTACCACAACCCCAGGCGAAGCCCCGTACCTTGCTGTACGCTTGGCAGCTAGAGAAAGGTCTGAGCTTTGTGAATCTTCATTCTgatctaaaaaaagaaaagaatcatTACTTAGATTCTTATCATAGTGGACCAccaactaaatatgagtcaaccgtgtaaaactgttgccaaaaaagcgaACATAATTCTggcatgtattagcaggagtgttgtaagcaagacacaagaagtaattcttctgctctactctgcactgattaggcctcagctggagtactgtgtcccattctgggtgccacatttcaggaaagatgtggacaaactgaagatagtccagagaagagcaacaaaaatgattaatggtctagaaaacatggcctgtgAAGGAAGACTGGGGAcaatatgataacagttttcaagtacataaaaggttgttacaaggagcagggagaaaaattgttcttcttaatctctgaggataggacaagaagcaatgggcttaaatagcagtaagggcaatttaggttggacattaggaaaagcttcctaactgtcagggtggttaagcactgaaataaattgcctagggaggctgtggaatctccatcactggtggtttttaagagcaggttggacaaacacctgtcaggaatggtctagataatacttagtcctgccatgagtgcaggggactggacgagatgacctctcaaggtccctcccagtcctatgattccTCTTATGGAGTACACActttttctgctggtgtttcaTTTTTCAGCTTGCAGAGGCAAAACACtcatgggaaggggatggaaagtTAGCCCAGATGTGCTCCCTAGATGAAGTCAGACAGGGCTCCCTGCTAACAACTAAGAAGGGTCCTGCCCTCACATCTTCTGCAGATGATGACTACGCTCACTTTCACCTTCAATTCCATTGATGACAACCTGACAACTTCAGGGCACCACCTTGCTGTCGTCAAGTTGAAGCTCTTGGCTTTATCTTCAAACCCATTCACAAGTCCCCTCATCCACATCTCATCCTGTGTCCTACTGTATCCCATCAGCCCCTCTGTTCTCTGCACAATGCCAGTCCTAAATCTCTGTTCATTTCCTTCTGTCACTCTCCATGTGTAATCTTCCATGCTGCCCTTTCCTGTGGAACACCCCTTCTAAGCCAAACAATCTCTCTTCGGTCAAGTCCCTCTTGAAAGCCCTTTTCTTCTGTAAGGCTCATAAGAAGATAGATGCATTGACATGTGGAATGAAAACCCTATAAAACCTAAGCCTTCTCTATTTCTGGGTTATCTAGTCTTTCCTATCTTCTACATACCTATCTTTAAGTGTAAATTATTTGGAACAAGGACTTACTACATTTGTGGGCATTGTACCAAGCTGAATGCTTTGCTGGGGCTAAAACAACCACAACCAATACTCCAAGTTTACCTCCTAAAAGCTTCCATTTACTATTTGTCCGGAATTCTTCCATCCGTTTCACTTCTTCTGGTCGCTCATCAATAAACTCTGCCACCTGAATGCAACGTAGCAGAGTTACAACCCAGGAGATTTCCTACTCTCAAAAATAAACACACTCAGGCAACTAATGTGGTTTGCCTGTAATCCTCCATTATTATGCTGCACAGACTTCTTGTACATCGATATCAAAACATACAATATTGCTAAAGCCTCTGACTAGGTATTAGTCTCTGGATTGATCTCTGTAGCTCTAGAACAGAACACATCCCTTACTACTTAAGTTGCAAAGTTTAGCTCACAACATCAGTTGCACAGGCTTATTTGATTTCATTACAAGAGGttgttttaaaacttttcaaaatatttctctcatctgttgcttttgttttgcaacagctCTCCACTCctcctttttcatttaaaaatcaatctCTAAAGACCCACCATGTCAAGCAGTCTCAGCTCAAAATTTAGATTTGGCTCAAAAACAGGAATTAGCAAAAAAATTTCTATCAATTCCAATGGGaactttgtttgtttgaagggaAGTTTTACATCTAAACAGTGTCTGTTCACCAGACATTGAAGCTGGGCTACTGCAAAAGAAGCAGTAAGTGAAACTGATCAGTCTAATTAAAAAATTGTCAGTATCTCAGGTGCTGTTAGTAACTCAAATAAAGGCTTTTAAGAATGATTGTTAACTCAATAACATTCTATTAAAAGTTGCTAGTGACAGTCTATCTACTTACAGTATGTCATTAGAACCTGAATGAGACAAAGCACAGGAGAATATGCTCTAGCagagtagttctcaaccaggggtccactGTCCATGTGCTCTGGGACAAATCTGACACTGATTAAGGCCAACAGAGTTGCATCCACTTATGCTACCGGTCAATTTTACTTTCTACTTCTGAACCCACTTCACAGAACAGCAGCACTGTAGGGTCAGCTGCTCTCTCCTTTTGCTataatgttttattaatttttttaatgcaagaCAGAGTAACAACCCTACCTGCAATAGCTTACAAACCAAATGCTCCTTTTGCTGATCGTTGTACAAGGCCTAGAAGAATGAGGCTCCAATCTGATTTAAGCCTTTAGATCTACCACAATGCATATATAAAAAATCTGAATATAAAGTATCATTCTTTCTAGGCTACTAATGAGCTCTGTCTACAGTTAAACCACACAAGTTATTCACTTTGCCCACTTACACAAGCAGTCATTGCCCCAGGCACTGCTCAGCAAGTGTTTCCCCCCATAATGACAGCAGGAAGTTTGTAGGGGTGCTGAATAAAATTAGTAACTTGGTTTTTGATAGCACAAGCCTCCCTACCCTAGAGTACCCACCACAGGCAGGTCcccttcatcctcttcctcctcctctttctcttgtGCCGCAGAAATGCTATTCCAGCTCACATCATCATCCACTATTCGCATCCTaagaggagggggagaaaggtAGTGACATTAGGAAATGACTATGGCACAGGGGAGTACAAAGTAGATGAATGTATGCAACTCCAGTGGCAGGCAAAGGAAGGACACAGCAGTTGTTTTTTGCATCCCCATAGTCCACTGTGGTGAGAGCAACTGTCCCCAATCAGCCATCTGGGAGTGATGCTCTAGATATACCTcccccaaaacccagtgaacAGGGCAGGGGGAGCAAGAAAAGAAGCTACACAAGCCCTAAATCGCCCAACACACACTAGAGATAAGGGTAGATACAGGGGTTCCAGTCTCAGAGACAGGGGAGATGCTTTGTAGGCCCTCACAGTTAAGGGGTTACTTGGAGATCCTTCATAAGTGAAAGTAGGGGAGGtctcacagattcatagattccaagggcagaagggaccgttgtgatgaTCCAGTTCTCAATTTGCGGCCAGCAGGccgcttgtggcccaatcagcacagaggagCAGcctatgtgacatcctcagggccatacaggtagtattggatgcagcgcacaatggtaaacaggttgagaacctgACCTTCTATATAGCATAGGCCAGGaaacttccccacaataattcctagagccagggccggctttaggccgattgcCCCGATTCCCCGGAACTGGGCCCtgtgccaggtcttcggtggcatttcagcagtggggggggggtccaccgaagacccggagcgagggAAGGATCCCCCACCACCggagtgctgctgaagatgcagacCGCTGAcaggtattcaaatcgggccccgtagttcctaaagctggccctgcctagagcagatctttcagaaaaacatccagtcttgatttaaaaaacgtTCGAGATAGAaaaccttggtaaattattctgATGGTAAATTAGTCTCACTCTTAAAaatgtacgccttatttccagtctgaattagtctagtttcaacttccaagcACGGGATCGAgttctacctttctctgctagattgaagggcCCATGATCAAACTGTAACcaggtcaccccttaaccttcggTTTGTTAAGCCAAATAGTCTGAGATCCTTGAGTCTGCCACTATAAGGCAGgagctctcagcctttccaggccACTGCACGACTTTCCAGAGTCTGATTTGCCTTGCctaccctcaagtttcacctcactttaaaaactacttgcttacaaaatgagaCACAAAAACACAGCAGTGTCACAGCGCACTAGTACTGAACAGAGGctgcttttcttctttttataagTATGGGATAATCAGCTGACACGTAACTAGTGCGCTTACATTTACCGGGATGTACGGCACATAGAGCAGTACAAACAGGTCATTATCCCTACGACATTTCGGTTTGTACTGACTCCACCGGGGCCTGTTATGGGGCCTGCTGTAAAGGTGGGCAAATCTCCGGATGAGCTGATGGACCCCCGGTGCCCCCAGCGCACCCCGATGGAGAATCATTCCCCTGTCGCTAagcgcggggggggaggggggcctggCGCTGCCAGGGGACCCCGTAGGGCAGCGTGGTGGGGCCCCACTGAGGAGCTCGGGGcgcgctgggggggcagggggaccccGAGGAATCCGGGGGGGGGAACCCGGAAGTGGGGAGGGCCGATACCCCCCCGGCCAGGCCAGGCCACTCACCCCCTGCCGCTGCTCCCCGGCGCTTTCCTCCTCCGCTTGCGCCGGCCGCCCTCCGGCTGGGCCGCAGCCCCGCCCAGGTAGCGCCGCAGGTACTCGGCCTTCGACGGGCCCGGGGCCGCCATTGCGGAGCGGCGCGGACGGGGCGGCGGCGGGGACAAAACAGCGCGAGGCGCGCACCGGAAACGGACTGGCCCCGGGCCGGCGCACGCGCGACGGTGCGCGCCTGTGCACGCGCTGAGCCGGGCGTGTGACGTAGAGCGAgcgctgggctggggcggggcacGCGGCTCCGGCCGTTCCCTGGGTCTGCCCCGCCAGGGGGAGGCAGAGGGTCAGTCGCTAGCACGTGCTCTGCAGCCCTTAGCAGCCCAGGCCAGGCCAAGGGCGCTGCTGGGCCACGTGCACTAAGGAAGGTCACGGCTAGCAGCTTCCCTGCACGTCCCAGGCCCCAGAGACGGGGCAGGGGCTTGGTTTGTTAAGTAAAAGACAAAGTAGATGCCAAAGAGGGGAATACATCTGTGAGGTCCCCACACGAGGCAGGGTGGCTAGGGAGCTGTCGAGGGGCCCTCCCGGCTGCTATCCACAGCAGGAGGAGCCTACAGGTCCCAAGCTGCCATGGGCTGAAATCACAGATTCCAGCACTTGCACAgcctccataaaaaaaaaaaaatcctagctgTAACTAGAAGAAGCCAGCATCCTCTTTACTTGTACAAGCGGAGCA is a window encoding:
- the BUD13 gene encoding LOW QUALITY PROTEIN: BUD13 homolog (The sequence of the model RefSeq protein was modified relative to this genomic sequence to represent the inferred CDS: inserted 2 bases in 1 codon) encodes the protein MAAPGPSKAEYLRRYLGGAAAQPEGGRRKRRRKAPGSSGRGMRIVDDDVSWNSISAAQEKEEEEEDEGDLPVVAEFIDERPEEVKRMEEFRTNSKWKLLGDQNEDSQSSDLSLAAKRTASSETTKQKKIKHSSEPSPPRRGHHDSPEISPPRKQRHDSSDESPSRNQRRDSPDLSPPRRGRRDSPDLSPPRRGRRDSPDLSPPRRGRRDSPDLSPPRRGRRDSPDLSPPRRGRRDSPDLSPPRRGRRDSPDLSPPRRGRRDSPDLSPPRRGRRDSPDLSPPRRGRRDSPDLSPPRRGRRDSPDLSPPRRGRRDSPDLSPPRRGRRDSPDLSPPRRGRRDSPDLSPPRRGRRDSPDLSPPXRRGRRDSPDLSPPRRGRRDSPDLSPPRRGRRDSVSGRKSNKTMDKSLLGGIQGERSNLRSGFPHKSSSHHNRQITPNLSPLRKNRDSSDLDTSPSRRKRTGSPSGLKKQSSTRGFSPANKKPKQAPSPGRRKRHDSDSSLPQKCSQDSSDSDLSPPRNSHRPGLLHRDSPSKLSPPKRNQNTSSDSDLSPPRRSQAAGKKLHGSRSSPGLLPHRRGPDSKRSFQGERGENQRASQMLSGGKAGLVSADLLRREQQELRRLDRNKYLEDESQNAETVFRDKSGRKRDLMQERLEQHKKAEAKSERDELYAKWGKGLAQSRQQQQNVEDAVKEMQKPLARYIDDQDLDQMLREKEREGDPMANFIRKKKAKESKDKKEKPRYNGPAPPLNRFNLWPGYRWDGVDRSNGFEQKRFARLASKKAVQELAYKWSVEDM